The following are from one region of the Fimbriimonadaceae bacterium genome:
- a CDS encoding aminotransferase class I/II-fold pyridoxal phosphate-dependent enzyme, with the protein MAIGAVQMESQSVRNEEGTMLIGNVMATIKQRIAGRTLTPGAQLPSVRAFAKTMQVSKSTIVEAYERLAAEGIIRSRPGSGFYVIAPLAPLSLAEIGPQLDRAVDPLWISRQSLEAGDNILKPGCGWLPASWMPETALRRALRTLARSDDATLTDYGTPLGLPLLRQLLARRLGEHGIEVSPEHIMLMESGTQAIDLLCRFLLQPGDTVLVDDPCYFNFHALLRVHRGQGCRRPLYTVRTGHRSLCTGVSRTLTAPVHHEFRPSQSDRRDPLPRHRAPTAEDRRPVGGDHRRGRHLRRF; encoded by the coding sequence ATGGCGATAGGAGCAGTACAGATGGAGAGTCAATCGGTAAGAAATGAGGAGGGCACCATGCTGATCGGTAACGTCATGGCGACCATCAAGCAGAGAATTGCCGGGCGAACCTTGACACCTGGAGCACAGTTGCCGTCAGTCCGCGCCTTCGCCAAGACCATGCAGGTTTCAAAATCCACGATCGTCGAAGCTTATGAGCGTCTTGCTGCCGAAGGCATTATTCGCTCCCGTCCAGGCTCGGGGTTCTATGTCATAGCACCGCTCGCCCCACTGTCATTGGCGGAGATCGGTCCTCAGCTCGACCGCGCAGTCGATCCACTCTGGATTTCACGCCAGTCGTTGGAAGCCGGCGATAACATTCTGAAACCTGGTTGTGGTTGGCTGCCGGCATCATGGATGCCTGAGACAGCCTTGCGCCGAGCGCTCCGGACGTTGGCACGTTCGGATGACGCCACACTCACCGATTATGGAACGCCGCTCGGATTGCCGCTCCTGCGCCAGCTCCTCGCCCGACGTTTGGGTGAGCACGGCATAGAAGTGTCCCCCGAACACATCATGCTGATGGAATCCGGCACGCAGGCGATCGATCTTCTGTGCCGCTTTCTGCTCCAACCTGGCGATACGGTGCTGGTGGATGATCCCTGCTACTTCAACTTTCATGCTCTGCTGCGCGTTCATAGGGGCCAAGGTTGTCGGCGTCCCCTATACACCGTCCGGACCGGACATCGATCTCTTTGCACAGGCGTTAGCCGAACATTGACCGCGCCTGTACATCACGAATTCCGCCCTTCACAATCCGACCGGCGCGATCCTCTCCCCCGTCATCGCGCACCGACTGCTGAAGATCGCAGACCAGTCGGGGGTGATCATCGTCGAGGACGACATCTTCGCCGATTTTGA
- a CDS encoding PLP-dependent aminotransferase family protein, with amino-acid sequence MIIVEDDIFADFEHTPAPRLAAFDGLNRVIHIGSFSKSLSASVRCGFIAAPRDWIEGLTDLKIATSFGSGRFSAELVLALLKDGSYRKHMDTVRARLSRAMGETITRLKAIGITPWIEQQAGMFLWCSLPKGIDAADIARSALTADVVLAPGNAFSLSQTANGFLRFNVAQSEDERIFKVLKVALN; translated from the coding sequence GTGATCATCGTCGAGGACGACATCTTCGCCGATTTTGAGCACACGCCCGCCCCAAGATTGGCCGCCTTTGACGGTCTCAACCGGGTCATTCATATCGGAAGTTTTTCCAAATCGCTTTCGGCGTCGGTGCGCTGCGGCTTCATCGCCGCGCCGCGCGATTGGATCGAAGGATTGACGGACCTCAAGATCGCCACGTCCTTCGGCAGCGGACGGTTTTCAGCCGAACTGGTGCTGGCGCTTCTGAAGGACGGCAGCTATCGGAAGCATATGGATACGGTTCGCGCGCGGCTTTCACGCGCCATGGGCGAAACCATCACCCGGCTGAAGGCGATCGGCATCACGCCATGGATAGAGCAGCAGGCGGGAATGTTTCTCTGGTGCAGCCTCCCAAAGGGCATCGATGCGGCGGATATAGCCCGCAGCGCCTTAACGGCCGACGTTGTTCTGGCTCCCGGCAACGCATTCAGCCTCTCTCAAACTGCCAACGGCTTCTTACGTTTCAATGTAGCGCAGTCGGAGGACGAGCGAATTTTCAAGGTGCTGAAAGTGGCATTAAATTAG
- a CDS encoding AAC(3)-I family aminoglycoside N-acetyltransferase, with the protein MPLRIRRLTADDVDLMYALLRTFGEAFDEVDTYCSNQPNAVYLERLLGSDSFIAVAAMEDATVIGGIAAYELRKFERQRSEIYIYDLAVAETHRRRGVATALVNELKKIAATRGAYVMFVQADVGDDPAIALYTKLGIREDVLHFDITSD; encoded by the coding sequence ATGCCTTTGCGCATTCGCCGGCTTACGGCTGATGACGTCGATCTGATGTATGCTTTGTTACGGACCTTCGGCGAGGCGTTCGACGAAGTCGATACGTATTGTAGCAACCAGCCAAATGCCGTCTATCTTGAGCGATTGCTCGGGAGCGATTCCTTCATTGCCGTCGCAGCGATGGAAGACGCTACGGTTATCGGCGGTATCGCAGCCTATGAACTGAGAAAGTTCGAGCGGCAGCGGAGTGAGATCTACATCTATGATTTGGCGGTCGCCGAAACTCACAGACGAAGGGGTGTTGCGACGGCTTTAGTGAATGAGCTGAAGAAGATCGCCGCAACACGAGGAGCCTACGTCATGTTCGTCCAGGCCGACGTCGGCGACGATCCAGCCATCGCGCTCTATACAAAACTGGGAATTCGGGAAGACGTGCTGCACTTCGACATAACCAGTGACTGA
- a CDS encoding SDR family oxidoreductase gives MATTVGTFGRLDILVNNAGNLFYTARLHETTDQIWDETFDVFMKGTFRFIRAVIPRMLQQGGGSILNISTVAGLKAMPGFEAHAYQAAKAGVIMLTKTVAVHYAKQNIRCNCICPAGVVTPPIANMVKDPQIKAWFEGVHPMGRLGQPAEVAEATVYFVSEESGWTTGSILSVDGGVTAA, from the coding sequence GTGGCAACGACTGTCGGGACCTTTGGTCGTCTCGATATTCTGGTCAACAATGCGGGCAATTTGTTCTATACGGCGCGACTTCACGAGACCACTGATCAGATTTGGGATGAGACCTTTGACGTGTTTATGAAGGGGACGTTTCGATTCATTCGTGCGGTAATTCCTCGGATGCTTCAGCAGGGCGGCGGCTCGATCCTGAATATCTCCACAGTCGCCGGGCTCAAGGCCATGCCTGGCTTTGAGGCTCATGCGTATCAAGCGGCTAAGGCGGGTGTGATCATGCTCACCAAGACAGTGGCTGTGCACTACGCTAAGCAAAACATCCGTTGTAACTGTATCTGTCCAGCTGGCGTTGTGACCCCACCTATCGCAAACATGGTGAAGGATCCACAGATTAAAGCCTGGTTCGAAGGCGTCCACCCAATGGGTCGGCTCGGGCAGCCGGCGGAGGTTGCCGAAGCGACAGTTTATTTTGTATCCGAGGAGTCGGGCTGGACAACCGGGAGCATCCTGTCGGTGGATGGCGGTGTGACGGCCGCATAA